CGACTGCAAAGCCCTCTTCCTGCTGCGCCCCCCCGCCGTAGCCAACACCAAGGCTACCCTCAACCCCTTCATCGACGTCGCCCGGAAGGCTGGAGTAGAGCAGATTGTCTTCATCTCTGTAGCCGGAGCCGCCGACAAGCCCTGGGTGCCCCACTATGCTGTCGAGCAACACCTTAAGGCTGGCCCGCTGGGGTGGACGATTCTGCGGCCTGGGTTCTTTGCCCAGAACTTGGGGGATGCCTACCGCGACGACATTGTGCACGATCACCGCATTTACGTGCCCGCTGCCCAGGGGCGAGTCGCTTTCATTGACGCCCGCGACATTGCGGCGGTGGCGGTGGCAGCCTTCCGCGATCCCGCCACCCATGCTGGGCAGAGCTACACCCTCACTGGGCCAGAGGCGGTCACCTTTGACCAGGTGGCGACAATGCTCAGCGCCGAACTGGGTCGCCCCATCCGCGTTGAGGCCGCCAGCCTGTTGAGCTACGTCCGCCACCTCAAGCGGCGTGGTCTGCCCTGGATGCAAATTTTGGTGCAGACCCTTCTGCATCGGGGGCTGCGGATGGGCGAGGCCGAGGCCGTTACCGACACCGTCCCCACGCTGCTGGGGCGACCGGCCTGCTCCCTCGCAGAGTACATCCACGACCATCGGGAGCTGTGGGCAGCCTAGCGCCGCAGGCGCTGCCGCAACCGGACGGGGATGGGCGATCCGATCGCCCTGGATCGCCGATGGGTAGGTGTTCTTCGGTACCCATGGCTCTGGCGTTGACCACTCTGCTCAGAATGGAGGCCTCCTCATTGCCGACCGGAGCCGCAAGAGGGGGCGGTTGCAGGCTCAGCCAACCCAGATCCAGTGATCGCTATAGCGGCTCCAGATGGCGACTATCACCGCTCCCCTGCCCCTGGCGCTAAATGCAGGGCATCCTGAGTCTAAATAAACTTCAGAAATCTCGATGTCTCAACCCCTCAAATCCGTTACGATCTACACCGATGGAGCATGCATTGGCAATCCTGGCCCTGGCGGCTATGGAACAGTGCTGCTCTATGGGGAACACCGCAGAGAGCTATCGGGTGGCTACCGACTCACCACAAACAACCGCATGGAGATGATGGCGGCGATCGTTGGCCTTCAAGCACTAAAACATCAGTGCGCTGTGACGGTGTACTCGGATTCCAAGTATGTCGTCGATGCCATCATGAAGGGCTGGGCGGTGCGCTGGCGGGCAAAGGGGTGGAAACGAACCCAAACTAAAAGTCCTGTTAATACTGACCTCTGGCAGCAGCTCTTAAGCCTCTGTGAGCAGCACCAGGTCGAGTTCCGTTGGGTCAAAGGCCACAGCGGCAATGTGGAGAATGAACGGTGCGATCGCCTGGCGGTGGCCGCTTCTCGACTACCTGATCTACCGATTGATGAAGGGTATGAGGTGGTGCAGGTTCTTTATCAGGAATCACTGTTTTAAGCGTCTACCCCAACCCTTCTCCCTTCAAAATCGCCGTTCAAACCTATCTTCTGAGCCGTCATGCCAACCTGTGGCCTTACCCTTGGCAAGTTTGCCCCCCTACATAAAGGCCATCAGTTCTTGATTGAAACGGCGCTAGCAGAGATGGATGAATTGATCATCATGGTCTACGATTGCCCCGAAACAACCGCTGTACCGCTGTCCATCCGGGCTAACTGGATTCGTAAGCTGTACCCCAAGGCAAGGGTAATTGAAGCTTGGGATGGGCCAACGGAGATAGGCGATACTCCTGAGATCAAACAAGCCCACGAAACCTATGTTTTTCAGCAGCTTCAGGGGTATAGCGTGACTCATTTCTACTCCAGAGAGTTCTATGGAGAGCACATGAGTCAGGCGTTAGGAGCCGTGAACCGCCTAGTAGACTGGACAGCCCAATCCACTTGGACAAACCGCACGGCAGTCCCTATCTCAGCCACCCAAGTCCGTTCTAATCCTTACCAATACCGCCAGTTTCTAGAGCCACTGGTTTATCGGGATTTAATTACTCATGTCGTCTTTCTGGGGGCACCCTCCACGGGCAAAACCACCCTAGCTGAAGCCCTAGCCCGTCGCTACACAACTGTCTGGATGCCAGAATACGGCAGGGAATATTGGGAAACCCATCAGGTAGATCGGCGGCTATCCCTAGACCAGCTTGAGGCCATTGCCACAGGTCATTTGGAACGAGAAGCAGCGCAACTGTCCCAAGCTAACCGCTACCTCTTCACCGATACCAATGCTCTAACCACTTACCGTTTCTCTCTCTACTACCACGGCACCGCCACACCCCATCTAGCCAAGCTCGCAGACCGCTGTGCCTCCCGCTATGACCTGGTGTTCCTGTGTGAGACAGATATTCCCTACGACGATACGTGGGACCGTTCTGGAGATGGCAATCGAGCCGTCTTCCAGAAGCAAATCATCAGTGACCTAGTGGTGCGCAAGATTCCCTTTTTTAGAGTGAAAGGTGACTTACAGGCCCGGATAGGATATGTGGAACGGGTACTGGCTCGGTTCGAGAAGTACCACAACCTTCTAGATAACTTCCTTACAGCCCATGACTGACGTTTTGAGGCATGCTAAATTGACAGCAAAGTTTTGCCAACCTGGCAAGATTCAAATATTTCAGGGATTTTAGATTCCATTAATGTGTCATTGTAATCGTTTTCTTTTTCAAAGCATTACGCAAAGCAATCAGGGGAAGTCGGGTGGAAAAGCGAATCTTAATCGCAAGTTGGCTATTTTTGATTGGCTCTATTCTGTTTCTCATTAACTCACTGATCGAGGTTGCTCAAAATTTTTCATCCATGTCTCTACTGCACTTGTCAGAGGGTGGCCTGTTTCTAATTGGTTCCATTTTCTTCATGTCACTTTTTCCCAAGTCCATCTCCATCTCTCTCAAGAATTGTTTGCAATGATGATTCAGAAACTCAAGAAAAACTCGCACTCGTGGTGATAAATTACGCTGATGAGTGAACAGGGCATGAACCGCAAGACCAGGAGATAATTGGTTAGAAAATAGCAGGATCAGTTGCCCTTGATCAACTTCTTTTTTCACCTGAAATCCGAGTAGGCGAGTGATGCCTAATCCGGCCATCGCTGCATTTTTTAATGCACCGCCATTGTCGGAGTAAAACGAACCCTTCACTGAAACCATCTGCCACTCCTGGTCAACCCAAAACATCCAGGGTTCTGGTCTTCCCTGAAATATATACTGCAAACAGTTGTGATGAATCAGATCGTTTGGAGTCGCTGGAATTCCATGCATTTTTAGATAACTTGGTGCTGCACAAAGCACAAATTGAGTTTGTCCTAACGGTCTTACCATTAGGCGAGAGTCATCTAAAGTGCCCAAACGAATGGCAACATCAATGCCTTCGGTCACTAAATCTATCACGCGATCGCTCAACCGTAAGTCAATCTGGATCTCTGGATATTGGGTTAGAAACTCTGGAATCGATTGCACGAGCAACCACTGCCCAAAATCAAGCGATGTGCTGACCGTCAGCTTGCCGCGTGGCTTACCTCTGGAAATGATCAGATCGTTAGCGTCGTCTAGTTCCCTCAGTAAGCGAGATACCCGCTCATAGTAAGCGGCCCCCTCTACAGTTAAGCTGAGCGATCGGGTGGTGCGTTGCAGCAGTCTTACCCCTAATCGGTCTTCTAACTTGGCAACTCGCTTGCTAATGGCGGAGGGAGTGGTGTCGAGCGATCGGGCAGCCGCACTGAAGGTATTGCACTCCACGCTTTCGACAAAGGCGATCAGTTCAGGGAGTTGATTGAGCGCATTCAGCATTTATTCCAATCTGGCACAGATGTTTTGCCAATATACTGCTTTTTCTTCTAGTGGGACAAAGACTATCGTGGTGGAAGTGCAACGAAGGGTAAAGCAATGAGTTCAAAGAAAGTTGTCATTGTTACCGCAGCAAGTCGCGGCATTGGGGCAGGTTGTGCACGGGAGTTAGCCGCTCAAGGTTATGCCGTCTCCTTGTTTGCGCGATCGCCCAGTATTCTGGATTTAGCACAGGAATTAGGCGGGGTTGCTCTTCAGGGTTCCCTATCCAACGCCCAGGATTTGGAGACATTAGTACAAACAACGCTCAACCAGTTTGGGCAAATTGATGCAGTCGTAAACAGCTTTGGCGATCCCCCCCGACCTGACTTGTTAGGGATTTCTGATGATCTGTGGTTGGAAAACTTTGAGATGTTGTTTTTGAGTGTGGTGCGATTGGCACGGTTGGTAACAGAACCGATGCGTCAGCAAGGAGGTGGGGCGATCGTCAATATTTCTGCCTGTGACTCTCAAGAACCTTCTCTCGGAACGCCGTTTAGCGGCACACTGCGAGCGGCAATGGAAGGATTTACCAAGCTATATGCTCAACGCTATCGGGGCGACCATATCCGCATGAATTGTGTTGCGCCTTACTTCGTGGCAGATAGCCTGGAGGAATTAGCAGGATGGGATGTTCCCAGTGATTTGATGTGGGGTCGTCCAGCAACCTATGAAGAACTGGCAAAGACCGTCGCGTTTCTCATTTCAGCGGATGCCAAATTCATTTCAGGAACGACGTTGAAAGTTGATGAGGCGCGATCAGCTGCAATTTAGTGATTAGGGAAGTGAGACAATTTCACCAGGACAGTTATACAAATGCAAAAGAACAATTTGCTAACGGAAGTACGCGAGTTTTTTAAGTTGGCGGTTCCCCTTGCCAGTGCTCAGGTTGCCCAGTCTGCGACAGGCTTTGCTGATACGGTCATGATGGGGAGAATGGGAGTCGATGTGTTAGCAGCTGGAGGGCTGGCAGCCATTACGTTTCTCTGCATCATGATGACTGCTAGCGGCGTTGCAATGGGGGTTAGT
Above is a genomic segment from Nodosilinea sp. E11 containing:
- a CDS encoding AAA family ATPase, giving the protein MPTCGLTLGKFAPLHKGHQFLIETALAEMDELIIMVYDCPETTAVPLSIRANWIRKLYPKARVIEAWDGPTEIGDTPEIKQAHETYVFQQLQGYSVTHFYSREFYGEHMSQALGAVNRLVDWTAQSTWTNRTAVPISATQVRSNPYQYRQFLEPLVYRDLITHVVFLGAPSTGKTTLAEALARRYTTVWMPEYGREYWETHQVDRRLSLDQLEAIATGHLEREAAQLSQANRYLFTDTNALTTYRFSLYYHGTATPHLAKLADRCASRYDLVFLCETDIPYDDTWDRSGDGNRAVFQKQIISDLVVRKIPFFRVKGDLQARIGYVERVLARFEKYHNLLDNFLTAHD
- a CDS encoding LysR family transcriptional regulator, producing MLNALNQLPELIAFVESVECNTFSAAARSLDTTPSAISKRVAKLEDRLGVRLLQRTTRSLSLTVEGAAYYERVSRLLRELDDANDLIISRGKPRGKLTVSTSLDFGQWLLVQSIPEFLTQYPEIQIDLRLSDRVIDLVTEGIDVAIRLGTLDDSRLMVRPLGQTQFVLCAAPSYLKMHGIPATPNDLIHHNCLQYIFQGRPEPWMFWVDQEWQMVSVKGSFYSDNGGALKNAAMAGLGITRLLGFQVKKEVDQGQLILLFSNQLSPGLAVHALFTHQRNLSPRVRVFLEFLNHHCKQFLREMEMDLGKSDMKKMEPIRNRPPSDKCSRDMDEKF
- the rnhA gene encoding ribonuclease HI, which translates into the protein MSQPLKSVTIYTDGACIGNPGPGGYGTVLLYGEHRRELSGGYRLTTNNRMEMMAAIVGLQALKHQCAVTVYSDSKYVVDAIMKGWAVRWRAKGWKRTQTKSPVNTDLWQQLLSLCEQHQVEFRWVKGHSGNVENERCDRLAVAASRLPDLPIDEGYEVVQVLYQESLF
- a CDS encoding NAD(P)H-binding protein encodes the protein MMFVTGAGGNVGRAIVADLQQRGMAYRIGARTGRDQPHMVPFDFLKPETFGAAIADCKALFLLRPPAVANTKATLNPFIDVARKAGVEQIVFISVAGAADKPWVPHYAVEQHLKAGPLGWTILRPGFFAQNLGDAYRDDIVHDHRIYVPAAQGRVAFIDARDIAAVAVAAFRDPATHAGQSYTLTGPEAVTFDQVATMLSAELGRPIRVEAASLLSYVRHLKRRGLPWMQILVQTLLHRGLRMGEAEAVTDTVPTLLGRPACSLAEYIHDHRELWAA
- a CDS encoding SDR family oxidoreductase translates to MSSKKVVIVTAASRGIGAGCARELAAQGYAVSLFARSPSILDLAQELGGVALQGSLSNAQDLETLVQTTLNQFGQIDAVVNSFGDPPRPDLLGISDDLWLENFEMLFLSVVRLARLVTEPMRQQGGGAIVNISACDSQEPSLGTPFSGTLRAAMEGFTKLYAQRYRGDHIRMNCVAPYFVADSLEELAGWDVPSDLMWGRPATYEELAKTVAFLISADAKFISGTTLKVDEARSAAI